The following are encoded together in the Ictalurus punctatus breed USDA103 chromosome 1, Coco_2.0, whole genome shotgun sequence genome:
- the asic1c gene encoding acid-sensing ion channel 1C isoform X5 has translation MAKITLAFVFRTKVHGLRYVFAADKSKPRRFFWLVAICVCLALLFIWSCNRLLYLLSFPAVTKIYMVWANNMTFPAVTLCNQNLFRVSSLTKADLYHSGYWIDIMHANHSVNRQSMAMLKHSRHRERLMRLLDFSDYVPPPRFHLNTTEMIGRLSHQLEDMLLLCRFRGESCTYKNFTTIYTRYGKCYTFNSGLDGNPLLTTLKGGTGNGLEIMLDIQQDEYLPVWGDTDETSYEAGIKVQIHSQDEPPFIDQLGFGVAPGFQTFVSCQQQLLQYLPPPWGDCQSTAMNSEFFSTYSITGCRIDCETRYLLENCNCRMVHMPGTSTVCTPEQYKDCADPALDFLVEKDNNYCVCPTPCNMTRYGKELSMVKIPSKASAKYLAKKFNKSEQYIGENILVLDIFFEALNYEKIEQKKAYEVAGLLGDIGGQMGLFIGASVLTILEIFDYLYEVFKDKVLGYFLRKGRPRRSASDNLSTCDTLRSHSDSLGFAPNVLPSHPTLGNFEEFAC, from the exons ATGGCGAAGATCACTTTGGCGTTCGTGTTCAGAACCAAGGTCCACGGGTTGAGGTACGTGTTTgcggcagacaaatccaaacctCGGCGCTTTTTCTGGCTCGTGGCGATCTGTGTCTGCTTGGCGCTTCTGTTCATCTGGTCCTGCAACCGCTTGCTCTACCTTCTGTCCTTCCCCGCCGTCACGAAGATCTACATGGTGTGGGCGAACAACATGACGTTTCCCGCCGTCACGCTGTGCAACCAGAACCTCTTTCGTGTGTCCAGCCTCACCAAGGCAGACCTTTACCACAGCGGCTACTGGATAGACATTATGCACGCGAACCACTCGGTGAACAGGCAGAGCATGGCGATGTTGAAGCACAGCCGGCACAGAGAGAGGCTGATGCGTCTGCTGGACTTCTCCGACTATGTCCCGCCACCCCGCTTCCACCTCAACACCACCGAGATGATTGGCAGACTGAGCCACCAGTTAGAGGACATGCTTCTGTTGTGCAGGTTCAGGGGAGAAAGCTGCACGTATAAAAACTTTACTACA ATTTATACGAGATATGGCAAGTGTTACACCTTCAACTCGGGCCTGGATGGCAACCCCTTGCTGACAACGTTAAAAGGCGGCACAGGGAATGGATTGGAGATAATGCTGGATATACAGCAAGATGAATACCTGCCAGTGTGGGGAGACACGG ATGAAACATCGTACGAAGCAGGCATCAAAGTCCAGATCCACAGCCAGGACGAGCCGCCCTTCATAGACCAGCTGGGATTTGGTGTGGCCCCTGGTTTTCAAACTTTTGTGTCTTGTCAGCAGCAACTG CTTCAGTATCTTCCACCGCCCTGGGGCGACTGCCAATCCACTGCCATGAACTCGGAGTTCTTCTCCACCTACAGTATAACAGGGTGTCGTATCGACTGTGAAACCCGGTATCTGCTGGAGAACTGCAACTGCAGGATGGTGCACATGCCAG GCACGTCCACCGTATGCACCCCAGAGCAGTACAAGGACTGTGCAGATCCTGCTTTGG ATTTCCTCGTCGAAAAGGACAACAACTACTGCGTGTGCCCGACACCTTGCAATATGACTCGCTATGGCAAGGAGCTCTCCATGGTGAAAATACCCAGCaaagcgtctgccaaatacctGGCCAAGAAGTTCAACAAATCAGAGCAGTACATCGG agaaaacatactagttcTGGATATCTTTTTTGAGGCCCTGAATTATGAAAAGATTGAGCAGAAGAAGGCATATGAAGTGGCTGGTCTACTAG GTGACATTGGTGGGCAGATGGGACTGTTTATAGGAGCTAGTGTCCTGACGATACtggaaatatttgattatttgtaTGAG GTGTTTAAGGATAAAGTATTGGGCTACTTTCTACGTAAAGGACGGCCACGTCGGAGTGCAAGTGATAATCTG
- the asic1c gene encoding acid-sensing ion channel 1C isoform X2, with protein MAKITLAFVFRTKVHGLRYVFAADKSKPRRFFWLVAICVCLALLFIWSCNRLLYLLSFPAVTKIYMVWANNMTFPAVTLCNQNLFRVSSLTKADLYHSGYWIDIMHANHSVNRQSMAMLKHSRHRERLMRLLDFSDYVPPPRFHLNTTEMIGRLSHQLEDMLLLCRFRGESCTYKNFTTIYTRYGKCYTFNSGLDGNPLLTTLKGGTGNGLEIMLDIQQDEYLPVWGDTDETSYEAGIKVQIHSQDEPPFIDQLGFGVAPGFQTFVSCQQQLLQYLPPPWGDCQSTAMNSEFFSTYSITGCRIDCETRYLLENCNCRMVHMPGTSTVCTPEQYKDCADPALDFLVEKDNNYCVCPTPCNMTRYGKELSMVKIPSKASAKYLAKKFNKSEQYIGENILVLDIFFEALNYEKIEQKKAYEVAGLLGDIGGQMGLFIGASVLTILEIFDYLYEVFKDKVLGYFLRKGRPRRSASDNLDYSENPTSPGVTPNHTPRAHATHSGVTRTASDSRRTCYLVTRL; from the exons ATGGCGAAGATCACTTTGGCGTTCGTGTTCAGAACCAAGGTCCACGGGTTGAGGTACGTGTTTgcggcagacaaatccaaacctCGGCGCTTTTTCTGGCTCGTGGCGATCTGTGTCTGCTTGGCGCTTCTGTTCATCTGGTCCTGCAACCGCTTGCTCTACCTTCTGTCCTTCCCCGCCGTCACGAAGATCTACATGGTGTGGGCGAACAACATGACGTTTCCCGCCGTCACGCTGTGCAACCAGAACCTCTTTCGTGTGTCCAGCCTCACCAAGGCAGACCTTTACCACAGCGGCTACTGGATAGACATTATGCACGCGAACCACTCGGTGAACAGGCAGAGCATGGCGATGTTGAAGCACAGCCGGCACAGAGAGAGGCTGATGCGTCTGCTGGACTTCTCCGACTATGTCCCGCCACCCCGCTTCCACCTCAACACCACCGAGATGATTGGCAGACTGAGCCACCAGTTAGAGGACATGCTTCTGTTGTGCAGGTTCAGGGGAGAAAGCTGCACGTATAAAAACTTTACTACA ATTTATACGAGATATGGCAAGTGTTACACCTTCAACTCGGGCCTGGATGGCAACCCCTTGCTGACAACGTTAAAAGGCGGCACAGGGAATGGATTGGAGATAATGCTGGATATACAGCAAGATGAATACCTGCCAGTGTGGGGAGACACGG ATGAAACATCGTACGAAGCAGGCATCAAAGTCCAGATCCACAGCCAGGACGAGCCGCCCTTCATAGACCAGCTGGGATTTGGTGTGGCCCCTGGTTTTCAAACTTTTGTGTCTTGTCAGCAGCAACTG CTTCAGTATCTTCCACCGCCCTGGGGCGACTGCCAATCCACTGCCATGAACTCGGAGTTCTTCTCCACCTACAGTATAACAGGGTGTCGTATCGACTGTGAAACCCGGTATCTGCTGGAGAACTGCAACTGCAGGATGGTGCACATGCCAG GCACGTCCACCGTATGCACCCCAGAGCAGTACAAGGACTGTGCAGATCCTGCTTTGG ATTTCCTCGTCGAAAAGGACAACAACTACTGCGTGTGCCCGACACCTTGCAATATGACTCGCTATGGCAAGGAGCTCTCCATGGTGAAAATACCCAGCaaagcgtctgccaaatacctGGCCAAGAAGTTCAACAAATCAGAGCAGTACATCGG agaaaacatactagttcTGGATATCTTTTTTGAGGCCCTGAATTATGAAAAGATTGAGCAGAAGAAGGCATATGAAGTGGCTGGTCTACTAG GTGACATTGGTGGGCAGATGGGACTGTTTATAGGAGCTAGTGTCCTGACGATACtggaaatatttgattatttgtaTGAG GTGTTTAAGGATAAAGTATTGGGCTACTTTCTACGTAAAGGACGGCCACGTCGGAGTGCAAGTGATAATCTG